Proteins from a genomic interval of Kitasatospora herbaricolor:
- a CDS encoding CHAD domain-containing protein gives MPAPATTAPGTTIGAAVLARLAAQAEVLAALDPEVRADEPDAVHRMRVACRRLRSALQTYRRLFAEGPARELATELKWFGAVLGQARDREVLGERLLAEARALPPDCHPDRPAGRLAAWSRREAQRVRPEVLAALDSPRRQALAAGLAGLLADPPLRGRAGRAAGPELSRIAAREQRRTAARVRTALAAGPGPDGDVALHEARKAAKRARYAAETAEPVAGRAARRYTKRMKAVQELLGEHQDAVVAAAALRELAAGPDPGAGTGADPGAGTGAGTGAEAVAEQGCGDAFAYGVLYARQLAAASAARARLPEVWARAAGRRLSRLD, from the coding sequence GTGCCGGCACCCGCGACCACCGCACCCGGGACCACGATCGGAGCCGCCGTCCTGGCCCGGCTGGCCGCCCAGGCCGAGGTGCTGGCCGCGCTCGACCCGGAGGTGCGGGCGGACGAACCCGACGCCGTGCACCGGATGCGCGTCGCCTGCCGACGGCTGCGCAGCGCCCTGCAGACCTACCGGCGGCTGTTCGCCGAGGGCCCGGCGCGGGAGCTGGCCACCGAGCTGAAGTGGTTCGGCGCCGTGCTCGGGCAGGCCCGCGACCGCGAGGTGCTCGGCGAGCGGCTGCTGGCCGAGGCCCGCGCACTGCCGCCGGACTGTCACCCGGACCGGCCGGCCGGCCGGCTCGCCGCCTGGTCGCGCCGGGAGGCGCAGCGCGTCCGGCCGGAGGTCCTCGCGGCCCTGGACAGCCCCCGCCGGCAGGCTCTCGCGGCAGGCCTGGCCGGGCTGCTGGCCGATCCGCCGCTGCGCGGCCGGGCCGGCCGGGCCGCCGGGCCGGAACTCTCCCGGATCGCCGCTCGCGAGCAGCGCCGGACGGCCGCCCGGGTGCGGACCGCCTTGGCGGCCGGGCCCGGACCGGACGGTGACGTAGCGCTGCACGAGGCCCGCAAGGCGGCGAAGCGGGCCCGGTACGCCGCCGAGACCGCCGAGCCGGTGGCCGGCCGGGCCGCCCGCCGGTACACGAAGCGGATGAAGGCCGTCCAGGAGCTGCTCGGCGAGCATCAGGACGCGGTGGTGGCCGCCGCAGCCCTGCGTGAGCTGGCCGCCGGCCCGGACCCGGGAGCCGGAACGGGCGCGGACCCGGGAGCGGGAACTGGCGCGGGAACTGGCGCGGAAGCGGTTGCCGAGCAGGGGTGCGGCGACGCCTTCGCGTACGGCGTCCTGTACGCCCGGCAACTGGCCGCGGCCTCGGCCGCCCGGGCGCGGCTGCCCGAGGTCTGGGCCCGGGCGGCCGGGCGGCGCCTCTCCCGCCTGGACTGA
- a CDS encoding uracil-DNA glycosylase — translation MPDQPPPARRTAAGPTRPPRPAPDAAAGPPDGPDRPGHPEHPAVTAAAAADLAVLDAAVTGCRACPRLVSWREEAARTKRKAYLDWDYWARPIPGFGPPDAPLVLVGLAPAAHGANRTGRIFTGDPSGDLLYAELHRLGLASRPGSVRLGDGLELYGVRITDPVRCAPPDNRPTPAERDTCRPWIARELALLRPHVRAVVALGGFAWQALLPALAAAGWQLPRPRPVFGHGARVSLPAADGGPPLELHGCYHVSPRNTFTGRLTPAMLRDVLRTAARGAGLDPLPEQQ, via the coding sequence ATGCCGGACCAGCCGCCTCCCGCGCGCCGCACCGCCGCCGGCCCGACGCGGCCGCCGCGGCCGGCGCCGGACGCGGCGGCCGGCCCACCGGACGGCCCCGACCGTCCCGGGCATCCCGAACACCCCGCCGTCACCGCGGCGGCCGCCGCCGACCTGGCCGTCCTGGACGCCGCCGTCACCGGATGCCGGGCCTGCCCCCGACTGGTCTCCTGGCGCGAGGAGGCCGCCCGCACCAAGCGGAAGGCCTACCTGGACTGGGACTACTGGGCCCGGCCGATCCCCGGCTTCGGCCCGCCCGACGCACCGCTCGTCCTGGTCGGCCTCGCCCCCGCCGCCCACGGCGCCAACCGCACCGGCCGGATCTTCACCGGCGACCCCTCCGGCGACCTGCTCTACGCCGAACTGCACCGCCTCGGCCTGGCCTCCCGCCCCGGGTCCGTCCGGCTCGGCGACGGCCTGGAACTGTACGGCGTCCGGATCACCGACCCGGTGCGCTGCGCCCCGCCCGACAACCGGCCCACCCCGGCCGAACGCGACACCTGCCGGCCGTGGATCGCCCGCGAGCTGGCCCTGCTCCGCCCGCACGTGCGGGCCGTGGTCGCGCTCGGCGGGTTCGCCTGGCAGGCGCTGCTCCCGGCGCTGGCGGCGGCCGGCTGGCAGCTGCCCCGGCCCCGGCCGGTGTTCGGCCACGGCGCGCGGGTCAGCCTGCCGGCCGCCGACGGCGGGCCGCCGCTGGAACTCCACGGCTGCTACCACGTCAGCCCGCGCAACACCTTCACCGGCCGGTTGACGCCCGCCATGCTCCGCGACGTCCTGCGCACGGCGGCCCGGGGGGCGGGCCTGGACCCGTTGCCCGAGCAGCAGTAG
- a CDS encoding CBS domain-containing protein — MTRAGDIMHAGAECVGEHDTLADAARIMRERDVGALPICGDKQKLLGILTDRDIVLKCVAEGRDPSQVEAGELAQGRPMVVEDDEDTEQVLRVMEQHRVRRLPVINHPDHELVGMISEADIARGLPQARVAEFVSVICAR, encoded by the coding sequence ATGACCAGAGCCGGCGACATCATGCACGCGGGGGCGGAGTGTGTCGGCGAGCACGACACCCTCGCCGACGCGGCCAGGATCATGCGGGAGCGGGACGTCGGGGCGCTCCCCATCTGCGGCGACAAGCAGAAGCTGCTGGGCATTCTCACCGACCGCGACATCGTGCTGAAGTGCGTCGCCGAAGGGCGCGACCCCAGCCAGGTCGAGGCCGGTGAACTCGCCCAGGGCCGACCGATGGTGGTGGAGGACGACGAGGACACCGAGCAGGTGCTCCGGGTGATGGAGCAGCACCGGGTGCGGCGGCTGCCGGTGATCAACCACCCGGACCACGAGCTGGTCGGGATGATCAGCGAGGCGGACATCGCCCGCGGTCTGCCGCAGGCCCGGGTCGCCGAGTTCGTGTCGGTGATCTGCGCCCGGTAG
- a CDS encoding slipin family protein yields MLIIDVVLGAVAAAGLWAGLSFRVVQQFQRGVVFRFGKVREQVRDPGLVMLLPVADRLHKVNVQIVTMPIPAQEGITRDNVTVRVDAVVYFRVLDPVRAVVNVQDYGFAISQVAQTSLRSIIGKSELDDLLANREPINQGLELMLDTPALGWGVEIDRVEIKDVALPESMKRSMSRQAEAERERRARIITADGEFQASARLSEAAAVMSATPAALQLRLLQTVVEVAAEKNSTLVLPFPVELLRFLDSATAANVRAAPAGEAEGDGQPGVVEAVEAVEAARRGVEQLELPPLEELLARVPREERAAAEVPEVDGADGSGPAEHGREP; encoded by the coding sequence ATGCTGATTATCGATGTGGTGCTGGGGGCAGTGGCGGCGGCGGGGTTGTGGGCGGGGCTGAGTTTCCGCGTGGTCCAGCAGTTCCAGCGCGGCGTGGTGTTCCGGTTCGGGAAGGTCCGGGAGCAGGTGCGGGATCCGGGGCTGGTGATGCTGCTGCCGGTCGCCGACCGCCTGCACAAGGTGAACGTGCAGATCGTGACGATGCCGATCCCGGCCCAGGAGGGCATCACCCGCGACAACGTGACCGTCCGGGTGGACGCGGTGGTGTACTTCCGGGTGCTCGACCCCGTCCGGGCGGTCGTCAACGTGCAGGACTACGGCTTCGCGATCTCGCAGGTGGCGCAGACCTCGCTGCGGTCGATCATCGGCAAGAGCGAGCTGGACGACCTGCTGGCCAACCGCGAGCCGATCAACCAGGGCCTGGAGCTGATGCTGGACACCCCGGCCCTGGGCTGGGGCGTCGAGATCGACCGGGTGGAGATCAAGGACGTGGCGCTGCCGGAGTCGATGAAGCGCTCGATGTCCAGGCAGGCGGAGGCCGAGCGCGAGCGGCGGGCCCGGATCATCACGGCCGACGGCGAGTTCCAGGCCTCGGCCCGGTTGTCGGAGGCGGCCGCGGTGATGAGCGCGACCCCGGCGGCCCTCCAACTGCGGCTGCTGCAGACGGTGGTGGAGGTCGCGGCGGAGAAGAACTCGACCCTGGTGCTGCCGTTCCCGGTGGAGTTGCTGCGCTTCCTGGACAGTGCGACGGCCGCCAACGTCCGGGCGGCGCCGGCGGGCGAGGCCGAAGGGGACGGGCAGCCGGGGGTGGTGGAGGCGGTCGAAGCCGTCGAGGCGGCCCGCCGGGGCGTCGAACAGCTGGAACTGCCACCGCTGGAGGAGCTGTTGGCGCGAGTCCCGCGGGAGGAGCGGGCGGCGGCCGAAGTCCCGGAGGTGGACGGCGCGGACGGCTCCGGGCCGGCGGAGCACGGCCGCGAACCGTGA